CCCAAACCGTTCGCGAACATACCAAGAAGTAGAGCTTTCAGTCTCTGGCTCAAATGTAACCAATAAACCCCAACAATGTTACATACATACCTTCAATTTATGATGTGTTATTCAGGTACACAGGTTGCACTCACTTTTACTGCTTTTCGGGGTATGCTGCCTTTCATAATTCGTAATCCGTCTTTTGTTGTCCAAGTTTGGTGGGTGACTGGAACTCAGCAGAAGCCGAGCGAATGGACAGAAGCGGTTTTGATGGgccggttcttcttcttcttcaaccacaaaggaaatggcccttagctacacagggcgattggccaggagtATGAGAGGGGGGATGATATTTCCAGGGGGACggcccctagaagtcggcccaggacgcacatatccccagggcgtcagtcgtgacgttgcccacatacgtgaggccgacaacggcaagccctttcaccatcaccaccaccaggggGACGGGCGGTCGTTGTAGAGATGGGGATGGTGGCGGCGGTTAGGTGGTCAGGCTACTCGGGCCGGGCGACTGAAAAGCGGCCGCAGGTAGATAAGAATGCAGAGTGAGGTCGAACACAGAACGGGTGGTGCCACGGAGGAACTTTGGAGATCCGTCATTCCCAACAGAGAGGTTATGACGACATATCCAGTCCCACAGCACCCTGCCGTTGGAGTCTGTCCTGAGCCCCCATTGAACGATTGAACGTGATGTGAGTTGAAGTCACCAGCGACCACGTGTCCGTGGGGCAAGTTGGAGAGTGCACCGCTGAGAGTCGAGGGGGATTGGATGCCCGCTGGGCAGTACACGTTCAAAACAGCCAGGGACCCGTTGCAGGGAAGTGTGAGCTGGACTGCCAGAGCCTCGCAGAGAGGGGACGCAACCTGGCATACAACATGGGCGGAGTGCACAAGCTGGTGAGAAACAAGGGTCAAGAGGCCGCCTCCTTTCTCCACGGGTCGGTCCAGGCGAAATGCATGGAAGCCGGGGAAGGAGAAGGGGTGACGCGGTGATAGCCACGTCTCTTGCAGAACAATAACGTCAGGTGAACAATGAGAGATGAGCATATGGAGGTCGGGCAGGGTTGATGAAATCGAGAGGCTGTTCCATTGAAGGACACGAAGGCTACTTGCAACCGCGGCGGCGAGGACGTCTTCATCCCCACCCTTCTGTCTGCCCACTTTCTTCGATCGCTTGCCCATGGGGTTATCGCATGGGCTGCACCACCTCAGTGCAGGGGGAGATGCACCACGTTTGGAGTGCGAAGCCGTGGCGTCAATGTCCTCAGGAGACGAGCATTGAGGGAGAGCTTGCTCTGAGGGAGGGAGAGGTTCACGGGGCTGAGTaggctggggggggggaggcaccGAAACAGGTACCACAGTCGCTTGCGTGTGGCCTGGGGTGGCACCACCAGTCTCAGAGACCGCAGAGGAGAGGGACGAACCATGGAGCAAAGGGAGGCAATTTCTTCCATCATCTTCGACACGGCGGCCTCGACGGTGGCGTTGACGGCGGCATTGATCATGTTTTGTAGCCGGTCACCTGGGACTCGTGGCTGCTGAGCTCTGCAGGCGAAATCAGAGCCACGGctccttaaagtagcacaggcATCAAAGCGGGAACAGTAGCGAGAGTCCATGATCTCAAGCAAGGAGGACTCCTGCTCACGACAAGGACATGATTGACAGTCAGCTGGATGGGAGCCGCCACAGAGGCAGCGCTTCGTGGGAGAGTTACCAGAACAGGTGGATTCGTTGTGGGCTTCTCCGCAGCGCCGACAACGGGGATCAGACCTACAGTTCTCGATATTGTGCCCGAACCGGAAGCAACGCTTGCACTGCAGGGGGTCTTCGTTTGTAGGGGTCCACGCAGAAGATGAGGGGCCAAGACTTTATTTCGGACGGGCAGGAGTGACCCGCGAAAGTCACGACGACAGACTCAGTGGGGATGCGTAGCTCGTTATCGAGTCTGCTGCAGCGGAATGCATCCAGCGCGCCAACGTCGGCGAACAGCTCCAGGATCTCACATGTTGGGAGAGAGACACCTCTCACCACACCCTTGACGCAGGCAAGGTAATGCGGGATGAAGGCATCTACGGGAACGCCCCCGAAGGAGGATGTGGCTAGTGTTATGAATGTTAACTATGACTCGCTAAACTTATCTTGATAAATACTGTTTGCTAGCGCCCCCTCACTGTTATATAACAGGCCTAGCAGAGCGGAAGTTGGCTCGCTCCAATGTTGCCACATCTACAGAATTGTATGGAGATCTACAGATTTCCGGCAAAATCTACAGGTCTACAGATTATTTTTgaaatctacagatctacagattatttttgaaatctacagatctacagattatttttgaaatttaCAGATTTTTGACTCAGTGATGAAACAAATCTGAGAATGGAATACACAAAATACACAAACATACACAAGGATTTTTACTATGCTCAGGGGGGGGGATGTAGgaggaaggtgcggtcagcctgctctgaagtggcagctcggtgcacccagggagggagaagggggagggtgaaagagggaggggagagatgatggtggcacaggagagggagaggcgtgctaaccctcttgttCCGGGATTTGGGTAGACCAAGAGGGCtatacccaccacagaaaacatgcgagcatccctcagtagccttcattgggaagctccctgtaccacggtaaccgccaggattattggcgaagttaccccatcgcGACTACTATGCTCAGGCTCGTTTCATGCATTTCATGCACCAGCCAGCCTGCGCATTTACGCTATGTTGTCCTATCTTCGGACAATCGTTAAAAAAGTTTTGACGAGAAGTCCGATTCACCATGTTCCACTCCACTGgggtgaaaaaacaaaaacaattatTTGATGTTTAATTTCATGTTTGCTCCTGGTGTGTCGGTATATGACTGTAAGTAAATAATCTTTGATATTTTGTATCACTGGCGGCACTGAGGGTGTTCCCTCTTAATTACACGATGTATATACTAAGCATCATGGTTAGATCGCTTATGTATTGATTTTTGTGATGGTGGCACTAgatcttttcttatttttgatGTCTACACTGGAATCAAATAGATCTCACGCTGTCGCCGGCGCATTGGAAGCGGCCATGGCAAGCGACagtcaggtggtggtggtgtgctaATTCAGAGTGATTTTCCTGACGGCTTGTTGCTCGGTTCTTCGCAGACAGTACAGGCTGcaccaggatttgaacccgggagaGTCAATCATCCTGCGTAGGTccccaataacttttgccatcacATATTTCCGTTGTTTCGATGCGAAGAGCGAAATACAAAATGTCAGACGACGAAGCGCACTAAATCGTGGCCTAAAAACGATGCAAATTGTATGTTTTACTGTAACCTACAGATTTTTACCGAAATCTCCATACTTTTAAACAAGTACGTGATCTCCATACTTTTCCTCCGacgggtgtggcaacactggcgcGCTAGCTGTCGTTGGTCTGGCGCCAAGAAACGCGCTGGTGTAAGCATGTACGGGCGAGTCACATATTCAAGATACGAGGAGCTCTAGTTcgaccctgggaacgaggctatgtGCCGATTGCGTTGGCTAATAGTAAATCACTGGCTATTTTGTCCCCGTGCCGTTTGAGGGGAATCACACAAATTCAAGATTGGGCAAGCCAAAATTcgaccctgggaacgaggctatatGCCGAACCGGACGTTGCTCATTCCAATATAGTGAATCACTGTGTGTTTTGTCTTCCTGCCATGCTTTTTCTCTGGGTTTCTCTGCTGCTTTCGTGCTAGCGACGAACATCCAGCCTATATTTTCTGTTTGTGTTCTTCTGTGTGTGACGTCGCCACGGTTTTTCTAATATGTGCAACAAACCAGGTTGCCCACTTCTCAGGATATCCCTCTAGACCTGTGGTTaaaccaggctccaacagctccccatagagcccatagcaggctcccacagctccccatagagtccatagtttgagataattcaggcaacactggacatgcaaccaatgaaaatgaactatgatgcctaccattcggccaatcaggaatCTCTCAGTTTGACTtgcctttcggcccggtactggctaccatcggcttttgcttttactggttttcatgccctaCGCTGGTTATTCCGTATTCAAGAAATAGGCAAATTttggacaaaatacacatttatttcaaacatcgtactgactcaatagtattgacacaaatattcattgtgcgtacagagtccaaatcgttgcgttcgttgaccaagctcgaactcgcaaaacacacacactctaTTCCCAGAagcgagacgccgctgccacttctctcccttgtCTTCTcgaactgcccgccagacaggcggCCCGCGAAAGGAGCTGTTtaaaactttgccaaccaatagcggagcgcgcaatgtccttcgtccaatgggtatcaactatgatgcctgacgaagtaataccacgtgtttatgacgtgcaaacatttttttttagagccgcgaagaggggaagccacgacctactactatactagagacctagACATCCCttatgctcccagcaccggggtagtagttctggcaatcgccgcttggctatgggatttggcgcaaGCTCGCAcgattcgttaccacgtgacttgtcgaaaccgcggcgatgtatggtaggctgcgttgacaacgacgaagcagtgtAAGAGAGAGAGTaacgcgtgcttagcaacagcccgTGTGTCCCTGTGTAGCGTAGCAGACTAAAGACGGTGGCAAGGATGATAGGGTGaatccctctccccaataatgctatgtggcgcttgcagcggtcacttACGTAGTTAACCcatgacccgtctctcccatagggaATCGCCAGCTGTCCAGAGAGTAGGTCGTGGGGGAAGCTATGGGGGCctgcccatagtttgagataattcacacaacattgggcacacgaccaatgaaattgcgacgtggtggtggtgatggtgaaagggcttgccgttgtcgacttcacgtatatgggcaacgtcacgactgacgtcctggggaaatgtgcgtcctgggcgtggtggatattatgcacaaccagtcggccaatcaggagacTTCATGTCTGGTTGGCTTTTtggtcggtcctggctaccatcgacttctactggatttcaagCCTGCCGCCattactcggtattcaaaataactaaagcgattttgaggtaaaataaagatttatttgatacaaagcactaattaaagtgatctgatacatgggtgcactgtgcgtacaaaccccactgcgttgctgacacactgggacaaagttcgaacatgaagcagaacgaacacaccgttcaactccgagccagtctcatgagtgcgtactaTTTCATGATGACCATCTTTCGCTGCttgcggtgcatccattatagcgaagcgaaaagcgcttgtgtggcacgtaatcctgtctttgttgacagtcctcgaaatccaacggtgcccgaacttgttcttcacgctccaactcatgaagcatcctggtaccgcagttgacaaattgttcgtgggataatgtagttgtgtccagaaacagcacaacacgcgtagactcagAATAACGCACGAATAAACCCGccaacatatttctgcaaactgttctgtcgattgacaccaccgaacacaggaggacgacatgcccgccatgctatttcgaaactatactgaaacggccgagaagctgtacgcacatgcgcgcgtacaaaatgcgatttcaaaacgttctcgacgaataggagcgcgcgcacagtctaggtcaatgggcttgcaacatggtgtatgggcgcagtggtacatactctacagccgcgtgcgcgggtacctgaggaggactggtttAACCGTCTCGGTTTTCACCACGACCGTGCTTTTCACAGTTTGCACGATTAGCGATTTTTGTTTTTTAGCGTATAGATAAACTTTTGTAACCGCTCCGAAACCATTTTtgatggaaaaaagaaaacggagccaaCGGCAACCAGCGGCACACAATTGTCAACTGTATGTCGTACGCTTTCGATAACATGGGGTTTACAACAATCCCTATCAAAAAATATCACAAGATCCCATACGATTTTTTAATGAGACCAAATTGGTTTTTATTGGACCATTCATGACCCCAATGGGTATTTACGTGTTGCCATTGAAGGGTTGAGGTGGGTCCGTATGTGAGCCCGTTAGGTCACATAGCTCCCCTATTCAATATCATAAGGGCTCTGCGTACGAGGTTACGGGGACCCAATTGGTGGATGCAGAGTGGTTGCGTGTGATCTAATGGTACACATATTCTCACTGTATGTGACCTGTGGGATGGAATTTGTGGCCGAAGAGTGGTCGCGTGAGAACTGATCTTACGCATTCTCGATTATGCCCAAACTGCGTGACAGCCGTAGATCCACTTgaaaaaaataaggaaaaaattgtggctcTATGTCGCAACTACAACGTGGATATAACTATGGTCACGGGGGATGCCACAGACGTTTTTAAAGTTTGTGTGCACCTCAACGTGCGCGAAATCTCGCAAACCAAAGACTATATATAATGAACGACTAGCTTTCGGAGCAATTGCCATCTCGTGCCATGCCACCAAATTGCTCGCCTCTCTGTATGAGATCCAACCTGATGTGACACCTTGTTGTTTGGAAGATTAGCACAAAACCAAAGTAATAAGACCGCTGTTATCACagaggttgaaaaaaaaatattccacGAATAACATAAACATGTTTATTACATCGTCACTACACAACTCTGAAATTAGATATGCTCTTTATGCACAACCGAGGTACTTAACTTTTGTGAAAATCTGTACTTATAAACATTCAAAATGAAAATGGGAGGACAGCTGtatcggccttcttgggcctcatcagcagtacgcaggcaggcaacgtttgagagAGGGGggtggggtgatgtagggggaaggtgcggtcagcctactctgaagtggcggctcggtgcacccaggggagggagaagagagGAGAGATggtggtggcacaggagaggaagggggcgtgctaaccctcttgctcggggatttgggtagtccaagaagACTACCCACcgcagaaaacatgcgagcatccctcagtggtcttcattgggaagctccttgtaccacggtaaccaccaggattattggcgaaccaacttgcgaagaacaaggctcgaaagaagggttttgcgcaaaggttcactgcaggcctatgtatgcataatataaaccctatataaatatcgtattccagcttaTGCACTGTAAGTGAAtccggacatatgttcggaggggaccacgctctttgttgctacagccctgggagccgagtgcctttcgagctagaatcaagtcttttggTCTAGGCTGCCTCcgtgtctatgaaaataaagctcaaattgaaatccataaacgagaaggcgcgattcgttctggctacatacaagcaggaccaagctgttacataaacttgaaactgacacattaagcggacTTGGTAagcgccattcattccacctttctcaccctatgaccttgttccaaatgcgggagaggaagacccggcctttgtggtcgcccgcctttcggtgcatatgagcattcgggtgttctggacgtttgATGCTTATGAGCgggttctcccctcctgctcatttccaccaaacgctcaaaaccaccaacgttttttcggtgcatatgagcgtttggaggttatgagcattttgtgcatatgaggcacactGCACCGCAACGTTTCAGAGGATGGCATCAGagggtcacgtagcacgtgatgcctttcgtcagggtgtcctaagacacctctgaaagcccagtgcaaagtcagtcaAGTGTATAATCAGGGATGGGACACTCCCATTGATCGCAATGGGGACGTTATtagggcagcagcagcaccaaaTCCCACCCCAGTGGTTGCAAGACCAATTCTGCGCGTGCGCATCCGCTATGATTGGATAAGGCGGCGGGTACCGCATCTGTCCGCGGACGCTGTTTTTCATGcttatccaacatggcggaACGCTCTGCGTGCTTTCAGGTGGTACGGTGCTGTGCCTTTCGTTCATTATTCTACTGGTTTACGAGGCGGACGTCAATATTTGTGTGTTGTGTTCCCTTGCTCTGTGGTACggtacgtattttttttttttagccccgACTCCAGTATGCATTACCCAACCCTCTCTCACTCGCCTACGCGGTCTATACATGACCTCCTTGCCCCGACCTAGCGTAATTGTGACAAAAATCGTTGCTTTGCTGTTTGAGTCCTGTTCTGTCCGTTTGTCTTGTATGTCTCTGACCCTACGCAAGTGTGAGGCAACACAAGCAAATGAACAAACACTACTAGCTGGAACGGACATACTAGAAAACCTCTGTTGCTACAGTCGTATACTCTCCCACCATTGTTCTGAATCCATTAATGATTTGTATACTAATCTTTTATCGCAATATGATTGTTGGTTCACATTACCTTTCAGTCTTTCATCGTCCATATTGGCTTCCTCGTGCTGTTCCAATCTCCTGTTTTCTctgtttttaattattattattcagaaATTCACGTTAAGTACGTCATATTCACTATGGAGGAGATGTCCAAGTGCATTCCTTCCCTTTATTCTGGATCTGAGTCTTCCTTGCCTACAGTATAGTAAGGCTTGATTGCTTTTTTGAATCCAGTCCTGGGCAGGGTGATTTCAGGTAGAATCAGGCGCGGTGGTCCGGTTGACCTCTCTGATGTTTTTCGTTCCAGCATACGTTGAAGCCTAGTGCTTCGGAAGTACATTGGCGGAGAAGATAGCTGAAAATATCGGACAGCTGTTTTTTTAACGTAATGTTCAAGACTGACCTTTTCGAGCACTGCGCTTCCTTTCAGGGCTCGTATCTTGGTAGTCATTAAGGTCACGCATTTAAAGTTCCCCACGCTTGCTGCCCACGTGCTGCTGTACTGTTTGCTCTACCTTTGAGGTTTGCTGATTTGCGGGTGTCGAGGTAAAATAAGAGCTTCtcatctgcaaaaaaaaaatgagctTTTTGCCTGCGTAAATGCTTTTCTGCAACTACGAAAGGGTTGAAATGGGTTACATCGTCCTGTTTGTCATTAAACGCTCTGTCAAATCATATAAAAGAGATCGTTGGAAACTATCGGGCATTCTTCGTGACGCGCGTTTAGGGAGGTAGGTCAAAAACCTGCAACTTCGGTAGCCTATTTTCCATATCCGCCAACTCGTGACATGGTTCATATTCGTCACACGCGTTGTTCATGACAAACTCGTGTGACTTGACGGAAAAAAAACAGTTCGCGAAAATGGAAAAACAAGAGTCGCGGTCCAGATAAATTACCGCACTTGACCTATTTATAGTATTTCGATTAATGTTGCTTACGTTCCTAAATTCCTCGTTAAAATTACAGGAATTTCTCTCTTCAACTCCAAGGACATGGCTTCGACACCTGAATTTGATCTCAACATGGAAAGGTCGCCACAGTGGGAAGACGTCAGGAAGGAAATGCACGAAGCCATTGCGGCGAAAGACGAGGCTCGTGTTCTAAAGTGCCTGGATGCTGCACCTGCATTGAAACTGTGGTTGGAtcctgtcacaaaaaagtcagcTCGTTACAAAGCAGTCAAAGAGGCAGCCTTCAATATTCATGGCCTTTTAGTCTCGCGGGAATGTGGACTCAAGAACACCGAAGAATCTTCATGTTACTGGTACCTCTCACCCCTTATACAAGCTGAAATTCGTCGTCAACGATATTACACCACAGAATGCGAGGACTCTTACATCGACTATTTGAAAAGCAAATCACTGAGCGTCACCAGATGTGATGACTTCGGTGTACGATTGGAGAAGATGTTTAAGCAGCTCTCCAATGATGAAGTAAACAGTATTATTCTCAAAGTGGCTGCAAGAGCGCCACACCTGGAAATTAGGTTCGACTACAACAGTGAAAATGTTGAAGGGATCACGGGAAGCTGCAGTCGAGGCGTCGCCGGCCTTACTTTCTACAAAGAACAAAGAGTTTTCATCGGAGGCCGAGGTGAAGAAACCGAAGTCTGGGGAACACTTATTCACGAGTTATGTCATATGGCACTTTACCTCGTGTACAGGAATGATGGCAAGCCATATTACAGGGACGATAAGGAGCGGGAGAAGCAATACAGTGACATCATGAATGACATAAAATCGAGGCAAGAAGATATGAACCTTCTCATCCAACAAGCTTTTATGGAcagaaatgaagaagaagagtTAATTGTACGGATTCCTCACGTTCTGGTTCAACATGGTTGCGACGAAGGTCATAGGATTCTGGAACGGGAAGTACCCGAACTACTCAATTTTTTCAAGGACCATGTCATCCGGGACGTGCAGGAATACATTCACAGTGGAATCCCTTCAGCAGACGCAGAAAAgatcaaagaagaaaacgctAGACTCCAAAGATCTTTCAACGTTGGCAAACTTGACGTCAAATTCGAGAAACCATTAAAGAAGAGTATCTGGAAAGAAGGGCCGCTTCACGTACTTACCGGTCCAGAGCTGGGTCTTCTGGAAATAATGGTTCACAACGCTGTGAAATCTTCGGGCCAGCCATACTTGTTCTTCGAGACATCCCAGACGGACTGGACAGATGTGTTAGTGGTCTACAAATGTGCATTTGTGCTCGTGACGGTCCGTCCTAACACAAACTTCGGACGGGGCCTCAGATTTTTGAGTGAAGTGTCCAGTGTGACTGGAGTGAAAGTCATCTTGCTTGTGGAAGACAGTGGCAAGGATGACTTGTTGAAGCAAGTGGAAGAAGCACTTTTTGACAAGAAACCTTTAGTGTCTAACGTCCATGAAGCGAGTTTGGAGCATGTCGCGAATAGCTGCAAAGCAGAAGTCTTCAAAAAATCTCGCGTAGAACTTCAGGGCAGATATGTTTCTGGCTTTCCTGAAGCAATGAATATCGACACCTTCTTACGTTGTGTAGACACTTCGGTTTTCCTAAAGCTGTGTGAATCACTGTACATTGATGTGGGACCTCCCCTTCATGAACTAGAAGAAAGTGTTAAGAACTGTTATGTGGAGCGAGTGTTTACAAGGGCTGTGAAAATTGACCTGAAAAAGTGCAGACTGGACGACAACAATGAGGCTTTCGCTCTTTTGGGGTGTCCGGATGATTGTGCTACAAAACTTGTACCTCAAGGTTATCAGGCAAAACATCAGGATAATTTAGAGAGTTTTGAAAAATTTGTGGTCCTTCAGGAGCCACGTGACTATGAAGCTCTCCTACGAAATAATAACTACAGAGGGAAGGTGGTGCATCTGTTCCGGATCAGTGAATCTGGTGAGGGACTGGTGTGGATTAAATCAAATGGCCCTCTCAGTCACCTTCCAATGACGGGAAGTGACGATTACACGACAGAGGCGTTGCTGAAAGTGTCTGAGAAGGTCGTCCTCGTCACTGGTGCACCTGGTATGGGAAAGAGTGTGTTGGCATCTCAGTTGTGTACAGGATTAAAAACTCGAAACAAGAAGCGATGGGTGCTCTACGTTGACCTTCCTCAGAGAATGGCATTGGTTAAAACTGCATCGCCTAGTCTGGAATATCTAGCGGATATGTGCAAAGTAGGAAAAAATGGTCTGGAGTTCGCTTTGTTCGAAGGAAGCTTGATCAATGGAAGCCCTTTCGAGGTCGTCGTCATGTTGGATGGCGTCGATGAAGTCAATGAGAAATGTCGAGAGTGTGTGGTGGAACTTGTACAGTTTCTAGCTAAGAGAAAAGTTTACAAGGTGTACATTTTTACTCGCACTGTGTTTAAGCACCATGTACAAGATGCCTTGCACACAGTGTCATAcgatctcgttcctttttctgatgaaaaccAGAATGAATTCCTCACAAAATATAGGGCCCAAAGAGGAACTCCGGCCACCAGGAATGACGCATTTCTACAAAAATTCCAGCAACTGTACAGAATGTTGAAGGAGAAAAACAAGACAATCCTGGAAACCCCTCTCCTACTTCGTATGATGGCTCAGATGGAAAGCGGGGAAATTACGAAGTCGGACGATTTCTCTTCACTGCTTAATATTGCTGACATTTCTGCTGGTGGAAGTATATACACTGTACACATCTACATGATGTTTGTCGAGTACAAGCACCTTGTGCaccgaaaagaaaaagtgaaggAAAACATCTCCCTAAGTGCTGTGCGAGGGGACAACCATGACTTGAAGTCTTCATTCTACACAAACCATTGTCTCCTCGCTATGAAGTGTATATTTCATTCTGATGACTTGAAAGCCTTATTGAATGAAGACGAATTAGAGCGGTTAGATCCCGAAGGGAATTTCATCACCGGCGTTGATTCTTTCAAAGAAGGTTTTGTGAATAGAATTAACGATGGAGGAATTCCCGAGTTCGTTCATAAGACTTTTGCCGAATTTTTCGCAGCTCACTACCTGTTGGAAAGGGCAAAAGGAATAAAAAAATCCGGGTTTACGGAAAACGTCGTCGGATTGTATGGTAAAGAAGACTACGAGGATGTAATGCTGTTGTTCGATGAACTGGCGTCGGCGTCCTATCCACTTCACTCTGCTGTAATAAACAACGACGCTTCATATTTTGAGCAATGTGATATTCAAACAGAAGACATGCTCGTTGTCGATGAGATCAAAAGGACGCCATGGCACGTAGCAGCCCTGCATTCCGATAAAGCAACATTGAAGATGCTTCCAATGGATGATGCACTAATCCAGAATGATTTGCTTAATATGTCACCGTTGGGGTACGTGGAACTCTTTTCCCCATTGATGAAAGTTTTGTTGATTGGGACTTCAGCTGTGAGAGACAGACTCGACGTATTATGCGCTC
This DNA window, taken from Ornithodoros turicata isolate Travis unplaced genomic scaffold, ASM3712646v1 Chromosome104, whole genome shotgun sequence, encodes the following:
- the LOC135371362 gene encoding uncharacterized protein LOC135371362, with the translated sequence MASTPEFDLNMERSPQWEDVRKEMHEAIAAKDEARVLKCLDAAPALKLWLDPVTKKSARYKAVKEAAFNIHGLLVSRECGLKNTEESSCYWYLSPLIQAEIRRQRYYTTECEDSYIDYLKSKSLSVTRCDDFGVRLEKMFKQLSNDEVNSIILKVAARAPHLEIRFDYNSENVEGITGSCSRGVAGLTFYKEQRVFIGGRGEETEVWGTLIHELCHMALYLVYRNDGKPYYRDDKEREKQYSDIMNDIKSRQEDMNLLIQQAFMDRNEEEELIVRIPHVLVQHGCDEGHRILEREVPELLNFFKDHVIRDVQEYIHSGIPSADAEKIKEENARLQRSFNVGKLDVKFEKPLKKSIWKEGPLHVLTGPELGLLEIMVHNAVKSSGQPYLFFETSQTDWTDVLVVYKCAFVLVTVRPNTNFGRGLRFLSEVSSVTGVKVILLVEDSGKDDLLKQVEEALFDKKPLVSNVHEASLEHVANSCKAEVFKKSRVELQGRYVSGFPEAMNIDTFLRCVDTSVFLKLCESLYIDVGPPLHELEESVKNCYVERVFTRAVKIDLKKCRLDDNNEAFALLGCPDDCATKLVPQGYQAKHQDNLESFEKFVVLQEPRDYEALLRNNNYRGKVVHLFRISESGEGLVWIKSNGPLSHLPMTGSDDYTTEALLKVSEKVVLVTGAPGMGKSVLASQLCTGLKTRNKKRWVLYVDLPQRMALVKTASPSLEYLADMCKVGKNGLEFALFEGSLINGSPFEVVVMLDGVDEVNEKCRECVVELVQFLAKRKVYKVYIFTRTVFKHHVQDALHTVSYDLVPFSDENQNEFLTKYRAQRGTPATRNDAFLQKFQQLYRMLKEKNKTILETPLLLRMMAQMESGEITKSDDFSSLLNIADISAGGSIYTVHIYMMFVEYKHLVHRKEKVKENISLSAVRGDNHDLKSSFYTNHCLLAMKCIFHSDDLKALLNEDELERLDPEGNFITGVDSFKEGFVNRINDGGIPEFVHKTFAEFFAAHYLLERAKGIKKSGFTENVVGLYGKEDYEDVMLLFDELASASYPLHSAVINNDASYFEQCDIQTEDMLVVDEIKRTPWHVAALHSDKATLKMLPMDDALIQNDLLNMSPLGYVELFSPLMKVLLIGTSAVRDRLDVLCARCSEEAVRRSTQNLRRCKTFEQKRRFLERAILTAVIDDLPGVLDVYLSYASPRESTRELDRDTMDQLESRKKRSSTCSAEPQAIEDIDDIRDDDNRTVPFYAESEVVCKMLLPYCDMRILDKDGNTMLHISAEEGNLETTQFHLAHLSVNNRNGLFQTPLHLSEDAEIVKLLLPLCPSVNVLDYEQQTPMDICAKRDDLEVMKLLLLRTRTCDAHHMRLNTTLHEASGSHSLKAVTFLLPHTNVHMLNYVGKTCLDVAWTSWVYESSSDFDVVRCLIPHSLVNSPETSDSSPLYVWAKRGGTKVMQTLWPYLRHSDPRHAQRISRRYVDVDVNWDFQKEIYCLKLLFLHLDDIADDRYSRKLLHYMAKDKLSRIEEVNYIKYVKMLLPHLNISEQDYVERGVKNEDIVTLYRRWSDTNNTDDPHIDDVDTEMVDDDGNTKFLIEAEEGNVEAVELHLSHSSVCFTDEKENTALHLSAFNGHTNVVKFLIPFYTSVDMINVLRKTPMHVCASNGHLDVVKLLLLRSGMSFRDKNGRTPLHLACESDAVDIVNFLLPHSFPNMHDIYGSTSCALSARRRKMNVLRCLIPHSLNCPDCTGDSPTHICAGHYMSEELVTLLPYSSDHETATLLTPPMLSFYEAAMSTGATRCLKLMLLHSDVWVVDRCFLETLDYDSYSDVFWNLEDTCIEESDTESDLFSSLEETSIEESDAESDLFPSLEETSIEESDAESDLFSSLEETSIEESDAESDLFSSLEETNRILNYISLLLPHTKVFATHRKDRKLLKEHIRSSQDPRLVKFLLKWLA